GTCGGCCAGAAGATTTTTGTAGATGGGAAAGCTGGCCTTGGAACTGTAGGGGCAGGGCGCGTGGCCGTAGTCAATGTCAGCCAGGAAACAGAGATTGGCGGTTTCGAATTCGGTCATGCGGAACAGCGGTTTGACTTTTTTGGCGAATCCGTTCTCGGAGGGCATGACCGGCCCCTGATCGCTCAGATATTCCACGTCCCATCGCATGACGTTGGCCATGAGGCGGGAGGTTTCGTCGTCCAGGTTGTGCCCAGTGGCGACAACAGAAAATCCGTTTTCCATGGCGAATTTGTTGAAAAAATAGCGCTTGGCCTGGCCGCAGACCGAGCAAATCGGGCGCTTGACCCGTTTTTTGACGTCGCACATGGCCAGGCCCATGGCGGCCAGTTCCAGAACGTGGAGGTCAATGCCGAACCTGGCGCAGAAACGCTCCGAATAGTCACGGGCAATGGGCGAGGATTCGGGAATGCCGAGATCAATGTGCAGGCCGCTGATCGCGTAGCCCAGCTCCTTGAGCTGCCAGGCCAGGGCCAGGGAGTCCTTGCCGCCGGAAATGGCCACCAGGATGCGGTCGTCCATGGTGAACATGTCGTGTTCCTTGATGGCCCGTTCGACCAGACGGCGGGCAAAGATCAAAAAACAGTCCTTGCAGAAGGCCGCGTGATGACTGGGCAGAGCGACGACAGCCGGGATTTTGCATCGGGTGCATTTCATGCTCAGCCCCTGGAGCCCACGTCGCGCACGGTGATGACGTCGCCATCGCGCGGGTTCAGGTCCGGGGTCAGGAGTTGCCCGTCCCGGATGACCAGGGCGCGTCCGGGCTTGCGGTTGATTTTGGCGAGAAGCTGCCTGACCGTGCCGGCCTTTTCCAGATGTATTTCCGTGTTTTCGGGTTCAAGACATACTGTGATCATGGGTCTCCCGTGGGGTTGTTCCTGATTGCGAAGGGCCCCGGCCTAGACCGATGCCCGTGAAAATTCAAGGGCGGCGGGGGCTGTCCGCCCGTGGCCATGACATTTGACCTTTCGTTCCGGGGTATTGACTCCTGTCTGATTCTTTAGCGCCCGCCATTTACATATTTTCCAGGATCAAAAAACCGTCTTCGTCCATCCGTCCGGCATCCCGGGTCACGAACCATCGGATGCCATTCCGGTCGATCAGGACGTTGGCCGTGCCCTCGGGATCGTTCAGATAGCCAAGCATAAGCTGGGTGCCACCGATGAGGATGCGGCCGGTTTGGCCGTGGGGCAGATCAACCAGGGTTTTCGGATCGACGATGCGCAGGGCCGCGCCGGGCAGGGGCAGGCCGACCGTACCGGGCTTGTGTCCCTGCTGCACGCTCAGGTCGGACGTGTTGAGGGCGTCGGGCGCATTGACTGTTGCCGCGGGCGTGGTCTCCGTGGTCCCGTAGCCTTCGTGGACCATAAGCCCGAATTTATGCCGGAACTCCTGGGCGTGGCCTTCGGACAACGGTTGGCCGGCGCAGAACACGGCGCGCAGGCTGGCGAACATGAGCGGATGCAGCCGGGGATTATGCGCGAAGGTTTCGATCATGGCCGGCGTGGCGCAAAGCATGGTCGTTTCGTAATCCAAACAGAGTCGGCCCATGGTTCGGGCCTGGGTGGCGTCA
The genomic region above belongs to Deltaproteobacteria bacterium and contains:
- a CDS encoding adenine nucleotide alpha hydrolase family protein, coding for MKCTRCKIPAVVALPSHHAAFCKDCFLIFARRLVERAIKEHDMFTMDDRILVAISGGKDSLALAWQLKELGYAISGLHIDLGIPESSPIARDYSERFCARFGIDLHVLELAAMGLAMCDVKKRVKRPICSVCGQAKRYFFNKFAMENGFSVVATGHNLDDETSRLMANVMRWDVEYLSDQGPVMPSENGFAKKVKPLFRMTEFETANLCFLADIDYGHAPCPYSSKASFPIYKNLLADLEDIQPGRKIHFYDAFLARGRKGFSRMEEQSAPVVPCTKCGYPTSAGECGVCRLKERMRAD